The following coding sequences are from one Haemophilus haemolyticus window:
- the fdxH gene encoding formate dehydrogenase subunit beta, whose translation MAGNGQGVQSQDIIKVSATSGLTPAPQARDHKVEVAKLIDVSTCIGCKACQVGCSEWNDIRSDVNAKSVGIYDNPVDLNAKAWTVMRFNEVEENDRLEWLIRKDGCMHCSEPGCLKACPAPGAIIQYANGIVDFQSDKCIGCGYCIAGCPFNIPRMNPDDNRVYKCTLCVDRVSVGQEPACVKTCPTGAIRFGSKEEMKLYAEKRIADLKSRGYENAGLYDPPGVGGTHVMYVLHHADKPELYSGLPKDPQIDLSVTLWKDVLKPVAAVAMGGLALAEIAHYLTVGPNIEDDVEDHHHEFEEEKPSKGENNE comes from the coding sequence ATGGCAGGAAATGGTCAAGGCGTTCAATCGCAAGACATTATTAAGGTCTCCGCTACGTCAGGCTTAACGCCGGCACCTCAAGCGCGTGATCATAAAGTTGAAGTAGCAAAATTAATCGACGTATCCACCTGTATCGGTTGTAAAGCCTGTCAGGTGGGCTGTTCAGAGTGGAATGATATCCGCTCTGACGTCAATGCAAAATCTGTGGGGATCTACGATAACCCAGTAGATCTCAATGCAAAAGCATGGACGGTAATGCGCTTTAACGAAGTAGAAGAAAATGATCGTTTAGAATGGTTAATCCGTAAAGATGGTTGTATGCACTGTTCAGAACCAGGCTGTTTAAAAGCTTGTCCTGCACCTGGTGCAATCATCCAATATGCGAACGGTATCGTGGATTTCCAATCTGATAAATGTATCGGTTGTGGTTACTGTATTGCAGGTTGTCCATTCAACATTCCACGTATGAACCCAGATGACAACCGTGTGTACAAATGTACTCTTTGTGTGGACCGTGTTTCTGTAGGTCAAGAGCCTGCATGTGTGAAAACTTGTCCTACTGGTGCTATTCGTTTTGGTTCTAAAGAAGAAATGAAGCTCTACGCAGAAAAACGCATAGCTGATTTAAAATCTCGTGGTTATGAAAATGCAGGACTTTACGATCCTCCAGGCGTAGGCGGAACACACGTAATGTATGTGTTACATCACGCTGATAAACCAGAGCTTTACAGTGGTCTTCCAAAAGATCCACAAATTGATTTAAGTGTGACCTTATGGAAAGATGTATTGAAACCAGTAGCGGCAGTTGCAATGGGTGGCTTGGCATTAGCTGAAATCGCTCACTACTTAACTGTAGGTCCGAATATTGAAGATGATGTGGAAGATCATCACCACGAATTTGAAGAAGAAAAACCATCTAAGGGGGAAAACAATGAGTAA
- a CDS encoding formate dehydrogenase subunit gamma has product MSKIEINNDTRIVRHRTPARISHWMLVICFFMTMFTGVAFFFPDFAWLTEILGTPQIARAIHPFTGILMFFAFIYLALLYWDHNIPEKNDIRWAKGVVEVLKGNEHAVADNGKYNLGQKMLFWTLNLAMVTLLVTGIIMWRQYFSHYFSIPVLRFSILLHSLSAFMLFTGILVHMYMAFWIKGSIRGIIEGWVTVRWAKKHHPKWYREEILPELEKDLLNEQSGKKGKTKVLFKGFGK; this is encoded by the coding sequence ATGAGTAAAATTGAGATCAACAACGATACTCGAATCGTCCGCCATAGAACACCAGCGCGTATCAGTCACTGGATGTTGGTAATTTGTTTCTTTATGACAATGTTCACTGGTGTTGCATTTTTCTTCCCTGATTTCGCATGGTTAACAGAAATTTTAGGTACACCACAAATTGCGCGTGCAATTCACCCATTCACTGGGATTTTAATGTTCTTCGCCTTCATCTACTTGGCATTATTGTACTGGGATCACAATATTCCAGAGAAAAACGATATTCGCTGGGCAAAAGGTGTCGTTGAAGTCCTTAAAGGGAATGAACACGCGGTTGCTGATAATGGCAAATATAACCTTGGTCAAAAAATGCTCTTCTGGACATTAAATTTGGCGATGGTAACGTTATTAGTGACTGGTATCATTATGTGGCGTCAATATTTTTCGCACTACTTCTCAATCCCAGTATTGCGTTTCTCGATTCTGCTCCATTCTTTGAGTGCATTTATGTTATTCACTGGTATCTTAGTGCATATGTATATGGCATTCTGGATTAAAGGTTCAATTCGAGGAATCATTGAAGGTTGGGTAACTGTTCGTTGGGCGAAGAAGCACCACCCGAAATGGTATCGCGAAGAAATTTTACCTGAGCTTGAAAAAGATTTACTCAACGAGCAATCAGGTAAAAAAGGCAAAACCAAAGTATTATTTAAAGGATTTGGCAAATAA
- the fdhE gene encoding formate dehydrogenase accessory protein FdhE yields the protein MSIKILSESEIKQAANSFQTPAVLFANPKNLYQRRAKRLRDLAQNHPLSDYLLFAADIVESQLSTLEKNPLPLQQFEQLNDIEPLNAKTFKRNSIWREYLTEILDEIKLKANEQVAATIEFLEKASSAELEEMANKLLAQEFNLVSSDKAVFIWAALSLYWLQATQQIPHNSRVENAENLHHCPVCGSLPVASIVQIGTSQGLRYLHCNLCESEWNLVRAQCTNCNSHDKLEMWSLDEELALVRAETCGSCESYLKIMFQEKDPHVEPVADDLASIFLDIEMEEKGFARSGLNPFVFPAEEA from the coding sequence ATGAGTATCAAAATCTTATCAGAATCAGAAATCAAACAAGCAGCGAATTCTTTCCAAACACCTGCTGTATTATTTGCCAATCCTAAAAATCTTTATCAACGCAGAGCAAAACGTTTAAGAGACTTAGCACAAAATCACCCACTATCAGATTATTTATTATTTGCTGCAGACATAGTTGAAAGCCAACTTTCCACGTTAGAAAAAAATCCTTTACCTCTACAACAGTTTGAACAGCTAAATGATATCGAGCCACTAAATGCAAAAACCTTTAAAAGAAACAGCATCTGGCGTGAATACTTAACTGAAATTCTTGATGAGATTAAACTAAAGGCTAATGAGCAAGTCGCCGCGACAATTGAATTTCTTGAAAAAGCATCCTCTGCCGAATTAGAAGAAATGGCAAATAAACTCTTAGCACAAGAATTTAATTTAGTCAGCAGTGATAAAGCCGTCTTTATTTGGGCCGCACTTTCCCTTTATTGGTTACAAGCAACTCAACAAATTCCTCATAATAGCCGAGTTGAAAATGCCGAAAATTTACATCACTGCCCTGTTTGTGGCTCATTGCCTGTTGCAAGTATTGTACAAATTGGTACATCACAAGGTTTACGCTACTTACATTGTAATTTATGTGAAAGTGAATGGAATTTAGTACGTGCACAATGCACAAACTGTAATAGTCATGACAAACTCGAAATGTGGTCGTTAGATGAAGAACTTGCACTTGTTCGTGCTGAAACCTGTGGTAGCTGTGAAAGTTACTTGAAAATTATGTTCCAAGAAAAAGATCCTCATGTAGAACCAGTAGCAGACGATTTGGCTTCTATTTTCTTAGATATTGAAATGGAAGAAAAAGGTTTCGCACGCAGCGGATTAAATCCATTTGTTTTTCCTGCGGAAGAAGCATAA
- the rimI gene encoding ribosomal protein S18-alanine N-acetyltransferase: protein MSIISQIEASDFDRLYEIEQQAHLVPWSFGTLKNNQGERYLNLKLIENNQIIGFAICQTVLDEATLFNIAILPSHQGNGLGKLLLNELIARLKEKGVQTLWLEVRESNPARFLYEKIGFNEVDIRKNYYPKPSGGRENAVVMACYL, encoded by the coding sequence ATGTCTATTATTTCTCAAATTGAAGCCAGTGATTTCGACCGATTGTATGAAATCGAGCAGCAAGCACATCTTGTGCCTTGGTCATTTGGTACGTTAAAAAATAATCAAGGTGAGCGTTATCTCAATTTAAAATTAATAGAGAATAATCAGATTATTGGTTTCGCTATTTGCCAAACAGTATTGGATGAAGCGACTTTGTTTAATATTGCTATTTTACCGTCTCATCAAGGTAATGGATTGGGGAAATTATTGTTGAATGAGTTAATCGCTAGGTTGAAAGAAAAAGGCGTGCAGACCTTATGGCTAGAAGTCAGAGAGTCTAACCCAGCTCGTTTCTTGTATGAAAAAATTGGTTTTAATGAAGTCGATATTCGAAAAAATTATTATCCGAAACCTAGTGGCGGACGAGAAAATGCCGTAGTAATGGCCTGTTATTTATAG
- the holD gene encoding DNA polymerase III subunit psi — translation MNRRDLLLQEMGISQWTLYRPEVLQGSVGISVAENIRFITVSDENISGSSLLTDVLLSLDLKKEDCLCLNYDQIQHIECKQPICYWLLSENNDKIDRTLSFCMQAERVYRSPSWQQFQSNHYAKRELWQQIQQS, via the coding sequence ATGAATAGACGCGATCTTCTTTTACAAGAAATGGGTATTTCTCAGTGGACGTTATATCGCCCAGAGGTGCTACAAGGTTCGGTAGGAATTAGTGTTGCTGAGAATATCCGCTTTATCACAGTTTCTGATGAAAATATAAGTGGCTCGTCTTTGTTGACTGATGTGTTACTTAGCCTTGATCTTAAAAAAGAAGATTGCTTATGTTTGAATTACGATCAAATCCAGCATATCGAATGTAAGCAGCCTATTTGTTACTGGTTACTATCAGAAAATAATGACAAAATTGACCGCACTTTATCATTTTGTATGCAGGCTGAGCGTGTTTATCGCTCTCCAAGTTGGCAACAATTTCAATCTAATCACTACGCCAAACGAGAGTTGTGGCAACAAATTCAGCAGTCTTAA